In Nostoc sp. UHCC 0926, a single genomic region encodes these proteins:
- a CDS encoding Jag family protein has translation MSNIPMQRGQQWLKTLLELTGIPAQIQGHLETTQSLDDDSPEPDNYWLTIDQTNLTTEQIQVLIGVDGSVLDAIQYLANSVLNLSQPQEEQASYTIELNGYRVKREAEIRALAEAAADEVRFSGREVEIKSLSSAERRQIHTFLKEFGDLETFSRGKEPHRHLVVRPASLEEVRG, from the coding sequence ATGAGCAACATTCCGATGCAGCGAGGTCAGCAGTGGTTAAAAACCCTGCTGGAACTCACTGGAATACCTGCACAAATTCAGGGTCATTTAGAAACTACCCAATCTCTTGACGACGATTCCCCAGAACCAGATAACTACTGGTTGACAATTGATCAAACTAATTTGACGACAGAACAAATTCAGGTATTAATTGGTGTTGATGGTTCTGTACTAGATGCGATTCAGTATCTAGCAAATTCGGTTCTTAACTTAAGTCAACCACAAGAGGAACAAGCCTCTTACACCATTGAGTTGAATGGCTACCGGGTCAAAAGAGAAGCGGAAATTCGCGCATTAGCAGAAGCAGCAGCCGATGAAGTGCGCTTTTCTGGTAGAGAAGTGGAAATTAAATCCCTTAGTTCTGCTGAAAGGCGTCAAATCCATACCTTCTTGAAGGAATTTGGAGATTTGGAAACCTTCAGTCGCGGTAAAGAGCCGCATCGTCATCTGGTTGTCCGTCCAGCTTCGTTGGAAGAAGTTAGGGGTTAG
- a CDS encoding YceD family protein has product MDAIYIPQLTSASERTEEVQVQEFLPGLETLTPVRGHVRVQHHGNYLEVSGQAETIITCTCNRCLQQYNRRLGLDTKEIIWLDETANQPNDLPLEREVIMEDLLETLPPDGYFYPNEWLYEQMCLAIPQRQLCDRNCPGIPVSSTVDSSDIPETPVDNRWASLEALKKQLPG; this is encoded by the coding sequence ATGGACGCAATTTATATTCCGCAGCTAACTAGTGCATCGGAGCGGACAGAGGAAGTTCAGGTTCAGGAATTTCTGCCTGGTCTGGAAACGTTGACACCAGTTCGCGGTCATGTGCGCGTGCAGCATCATGGCAATTACCTGGAAGTGTCCGGTCAGGCAGAAACAATTATTACTTGTACCTGCAACCGCTGTTTGCAGCAATACAATCGACGTTTAGGGCTTGATACGAAAGAAATCATCTGGTTAGACGAAACTGCAAATCAGCCAAATGACTTGCCCTTAGAAAGGGAAGTGATTATGGAAGATTTGCTTGAAACCCTACCGCCCGATGGTTATTTTTATCCCAACGAATGGCTGTATGAGCAGATGTGCTTGGCAATACCCCAGCGCCAGTTATGCGATCGCAATTGTCCAGGTATTCCTGTAAGTAGTACTGTTGATAGTTCTGATATTCCTGAAACTCCAGTTGATAACCGTTGGGCTTCTCTGGAAGCTTTGAAAAAGCAACTTCCAGGATAG
- a CDS encoding AAA family ATPase: MFIKKLQVFNYKSYLDSGLMEFSPGINILVGRNNAGKTSLLEVLTLDFENHPHRSLKTLPNKLSSIQEESKIEITMHINKEELRSCIKHLSSPIGIPAPELDDNYIEFISLKYENEPENTEYIKYLDDSVKCAFKQFKDFLNNSNFVEISLLLHPGLKLDGKSLKKLLNFESYDEDFNCNFYQVYYDHNELKLQEIDCFDNYPHNQEEFIKYEGKIEESIGKNIFNIFQNSIYRFYAERLNIAICRFENNKELKSDASNLAEVLFILQGKIPGMFDQLNKLVSDILSEIKWISVVMRDDTNVEILIWNTNNLHRHDLSLSLSSCGSGVGQVLAILYIIVSSEEPRTLIIDEPQSFLHPGAAKKLIETIKQFPQHQYFIATHSPEIITTANPSNIVKLQYQDSETTASVVNSKEIESQNEILAELGVRLSDVFGADSILWVEGPTEEKCFPLILEKVARTTLMGIKILSVNSTDALLDGKRSDLVFDIYKKLTTGATLFPPAIGFIFDRESKTETNIQELKKKGVTFLHLPMYENYLLYPEAISVVINEEATWLEIPISITQVQEYLDKIKQEKLDLLQGVKKEEVSDNNWLYKIHGAKIFESMFQKLCDSKLEFRKTKHSYKLTEWLVKNKPDLLSELAEELRNILHKS; encoded by the coding sequence ATGTTTATCAAGAAGCTGCAAGTATTTAACTATAAGTCATATCTCGACTCTGGATTGATGGAATTTTCACCAGGTATTAATATTCTTGTTGGGCGAAATAATGCAGGTAAAACATCTTTGCTTGAGGTCCTGACGCTAGATTTTGAAAATCATCCTCACAGAAGTTTAAAGACCTTACCAAATAAGCTTTCAAGTATACAAGAAGAATCAAAAATAGAGATTACTATGCATATCAATAAAGAAGAATTACGAAGTTGTATAAAACATTTATCATCTCCAATCGGTATTCCTGCACCAGAATTAGATGATAATTATATTGAATTCATTTCACTCAAATACGAGAATGAGCCAGAAAATACAGAATATATAAAATATTTAGATGACTCAGTAAAATGTGCTTTTAAGCAATTTAAAGACTTTTTAAACAATTCTAATTTTGTAGAAATAAGTTTATTGTTACATCCTGGTTTAAAACTAGATGGTAAAAGCCTAAAGAAATTACTGAACTTTGAATCTTATGATGAAGATTTTAACTGCAATTTTTACCAAGTTTATTATGATCATAATGAGCTTAAACTACAAGAAATTGACTGTTTTGATAATTACCCTCATAATCAAGAAGAGTTTATAAAATATGAGGGAAAAATTGAAGAAAGTATTGGTAAAAATATATTTAATATTTTTCAAAATAGTATTTATAGATTTTATGCAGAACGACTAAATATAGCTATTTGCAGATTTGAAAATAATAAAGAACTAAAATCGGATGCTTCCAATCTTGCTGAAGTACTTTTTATATTGCAGGGTAAAATTCCCGGAATGTTTGATCAACTAAATAAATTAGTTTCAGATATTTTATCAGAAATAAAATGGATATCTGTTGTAATGAGAGATGATACAAATGTTGAAATTTTAATTTGGAACACAAATAATCTTCATAGACATGATTTATCACTATCTCTGTCATCATGTGGAAGTGGAGTTGGTCAAGTACTAGCAATTTTGTATATTATAGTTTCTTCTGAAGAACCAAGAACATTAATTATTGATGAGCCACAATCTTTTTTACATCCAGGGGCAGCTAAAAAACTTATAGAAACTATTAAACAATTTCCGCAGCACCAATATTTTATTGCTACTCATTCACCCGAAATTATCACAACTGCCAATCCTTCTAATATTGTAAAGCTCCAATATCAAGATTCTGAAACAACAGCATCGGTAGTAAATTCAAAAGAGATAGAGTCACAAAACGAAATTTTAGCTGAACTTGGAGTTAGGTTATCCGACGTTTTCGGTGCTGATAGTATTCTCTGGGTGGAAGGACCAACTGAGGAAAAATGTTTTCCACTGATATTGGAGAAAGTTGCAAGAACAACATTAATGGGTATTAAAATTTTATCTGTCAATAGCACTGATGCTCTTTTGGATGGAAAACGGTCTGACCTTGTTTTTGATATTTATAAAAAACTCACAACGGGAGCAACTCTATTTCCGCCAGCCATTGGATTTATATTTGATAGAGAGAGTAAGACAGAAACAAATATTCAAGAACTAAAAAAGAAAGGTGTGACTTTTTTACACCTACCCATGTATGAAAATTATCTACTTTACCCTGAAGCTATATCAGTGGTAATAAATGAAGAAGCTACATGGCTAGAAATACCCATTAGCATTACTCAGGTTCAGGAATATCTTGACAAAATTAAACAGGAAAAATTAGATCTGCTTCAAGGTGTAAAAAAAGAAGAAGTTTCAGATAATAATTGGTTATATAAGATTCACGGTGCAAAGATATTTGAAAGTATGTTTCAAAAATTATGTGACAGTAAATTAGAATTTAGAAAAACTAAACATTCTTATAAGCTAACAGAATGGCTAGTTAAAAATAAACCTGATTTATTGTCTGAACTGGCTGAAGAATTAAGAAATATCTTACATAAAAGTTAG
- a CDS encoding AAA family ATPase, with amino-acid sequence MNFREEFKLLLRARYPLIYIPTYEEERVEAAIREEATNQGNRPVYTWDFVDGYQGNPNDVGFGRRNPLQALEFIEKLPASAPAVLILRDYHRFLDDVAIARKLRNLSRLLKSQPKNIVLLSPRVAIPDDLTEVLTVVEFPLPAAPEIKTEVERLLQSTRNSLSGKVLDDLVRSCQGLSMERIRRVLAKAIATHGELQPEDVDLVLEEKRQTIRQTQILDFYPATEQISDIGGLDNLKDWLIRRGGSFTDRARQYGLPHPRGLMLVGIQGTGKSLTAKAIAHHWHLPLLRLDVGRLFGGLVGESESRTRQMIQVAEALAPCILWIDEIDKAFAGLGSKGDAGTASRVFGTFINWLAEKSSPVFVVATANDIQALPPEMLRKGRFDEIFFVGLPTQEERKAIYDVHLSRLRPHNLKSYDIERLAYETPDFSGAEIEQTLIEAMHIGFSQNRDFVTDDILEAASQIIPLARTAVEQIQQLQEWAAAGRARLASKHSPLSERLRRTT; translated from the coding sequence ATGAACTTCCGTGAAGAGTTTAAACTGCTGCTACGGGCCCGCTACCCTTTGATTTATATTCCCACCTATGAAGAGGAGCGGGTAGAAGCAGCTATCCGGGAAGAAGCAACCAACCAGGGTAATCGCCCAGTGTACACTTGGGATTTTGTCGATGGCTACCAGGGAAACCCCAATGATGTTGGGTTTGGGCGGCGTAACCCCTTGCAAGCTTTGGAATTTATCGAAAAATTACCAGCTTCTGCGCCAGCAGTGTTGATTTTACGAGACTATCATCGCTTTTTAGATGATGTAGCGATCGCCCGCAAACTCCGCAATCTGTCCAGGCTCCTGAAGTCGCAACCAAAAAATATTGTCCTACTGTCGCCGCGCGTCGCCATTCCTGACGATTTAACCGAAGTCCTGACAGTCGTCGAGTTTCCCTTACCCGCTGCTCCAGAAATTAAAACTGAGGTGGAACGCTTACTGCAAAGTACTAGGAACTCCCTTTCTGGCAAAGTTCTAGATGACTTGGTGCGCTCTTGTCAAGGACTTTCAATGGAACGGATTCGCCGGGTTTTGGCAAAAGCGATCGCTACCCACGGTGAATTGCAACCAGAAGACGTGGATCTCGTTTTGGAAGAAAAGCGCCAAACTATCCGCCAAACCCAAATCCTGGACTTCTACCCCGCCACTGAGCAAATTTCTGATATTGGCGGACTGGATAACTTGAAAGACTGGCTGATCCGCCGGGGAGGTTCATTTACTGATCGAGCGCGACAGTACGGATTACCGCACCCCCGTGGTTTAATGTTGGTGGGTATTCAGGGAACTGGTAAATCGTTAACGGCAAAAGCGATCGCTCATCACTGGCATTTACCCTTGCTACGTCTGGATGTGGGAAGATTATTTGGTGGTTTGGTGGGTGAATCAGAATCTCGGACTCGGCAAATGATCCAAGTAGCTGAAGCCCTAGCTCCCTGTATTTTGTGGATTGATGAAATAGATAAAGCCTTTGCCGGACTTGGTAGCAAAGGTGATGCAGGAACAGCCAGCCGTGTATTTGGCACTTTTATTAACTGGCTAGCCGAAAAAAGCTCACCCGTGTTTGTCGTCGCTACCGCCAATGACATCCAAGCTTTACCGCCGGAAATGCTCCGTAAGGGGCGATTTGATGAAATTTTCTTTGTGGGTTTGCCCACCCAAGAAGAGAGAAAAGCAATTTATGATGTTCATTTATCCCGATTGCGCCCCCATAACTTAAAAAGTTATGACATTGAAAGGTTAGCATATGAAACGCCCGATTTTTCCGGGGCAGAGATTGAGCAAACTTTAATTGAAGCGATGCATATTGGATTTAGCCAAAATCGCGACTTTGTTACTGACGACATTTTAGAAGCAGCCAGTCAGATCATACCCTTGGCGCGAACTGCCGTAGAGCAAATTCAGCAACTCCAAGAATGGGCTGCTGCTGGGAGAGCGCGTTTAGCATCTAAACACAGTCCTTTGAGCGAACGCCTCCGGCGCACTACGTGA
- a CDS encoding SH3 domain-containing protein yields the protein MLSSVTKFLLGFFLAIAVLVGGGVAIALYFVNRTGIPPAKPVFSNDSPSVKAQAPKATEPGGGKPSLKPGNQAQSSPSSTSTPTASPKATPSPKPLPSGAYRGRVSWAEGLSLRSQPNQEAEKIGGVGFNQKIIILSESDDKSWQKIRLEGSEQEGWVKAGNTEKVDQQ from the coding sequence ATGTTGTCTAGCGTAACAAAATTTCTACTTGGGTTTTTCTTAGCGATCGCTGTGCTAGTAGGTGGGGGTGTTGCAATTGCATTATATTTCGTGAATCGCACCGGCATACCCCCTGCCAAACCCGTTTTTTCTAATGATAGCCCCTCGGTGAAAGCCCAAGCTCCAAAAGCAACTGAGCCTGGAGGAGGTAAACCCAGCCTTAAACCTGGAAATCAGGCTCAATCGTCTCCAAGCTCAACCTCCACTCCCACAGCATCACCAAAGGCTACCCCGTCACCAAAACCATTGCCATCGGGAGCTTACCGAGGGCGTGTTAGTTGGGCTGAAGGCTTGAGTTTGCGATCGCAACCAAATCAAGAAGCTGAAAAGATTGGTGGGGTTGGTTTTAATCAAAAAATTATTATTTTGTCAGAAAGCGATGATAAATCCTGGCAAAAGATCCGTTTGGAAGGTAGCGAACAAGAAGGTTGGGTAAAAGCAGGTAATACTGAAAAAGTTGATCAACAATAG
- a CDS encoding MHYT domain-containing protein: MLHGIYDIRLTLFSVAIAILTAYTTLDLAIRVTDAKSQSKWSWLLGGAIAMGIGIWAMHFIAMLAFSLPIPIEYDWLTVLISVLPAISASGLALYLVSQPEFGILRLLSGSLLMGAGISAMHYIGMAAIRLPAKMSYDLSVVALSIAIAILISLVALWLGFNLRANSTVTGNFLRIGSAIIMGAAIPSMHYTGMMATHFSVVELVDFSTVDSAATYWMAAIIGLFTLLLLGWTLITSFFNKQLSVQLVKTADLKENEERLKQALQNQEALAALAESRSEELEIAMLALQKAQLQFLQAEKMSSLGQIVAGVAHEINNPANFIYGNLFHTEIYLRQLLELINTYQQHYSEPELAVQAKLESIDLPFLLEDLPKLLNSMQTGAERIKHIVESLRNFSRLDEAQLKAVDIHEGLNSTLLILQNRISYTPNNRPEIIVIKEYGNLPLINCYPGQLNQVFFNIIANAIDVLEEKLISLKSKSSFTPLIRIKTSINQVGWVNIQIFDNGAGISEDVQNKIYDPFFTTKPVGQGTGLGLSISYQIVVQTHGGRLNCISAKGQGTTFQIELPIDTLIHTSCFLGKQSQVDPDEVIE; encoded by the coding sequence ATGCTCCACGGGATCTACGATATTCGTTTAACTTTATTCTCCGTTGCCATTGCAATACTTACGGCTTACACCACACTTGATCTAGCTATAAGAGTCACAGACGCTAAATCGCAGTCAAAGTGGTCGTGGCTGCTAGGCGGAGCGATCGCTATGGGAATCGGCATTTGGGCAATGCATTTTATTGCTATGCTGGCGTTCAGTCTGCCGATTCCGATTGAGTATGACTGGTTAACAGTTTTGATTTCGGTGCTACCTGCAATTTCCGCCTCTGGATTAGCCCTGTACTTAGTTAGCCAGCCAGAATTTGGTATTTTGCGGTTGTTGAGTGGTAGCCTCCTGATGGGGGCAGGGATTAGTGCAATGCACTACATCGGTATGGCTGCGATTCGTTTACCAGCCAAAATGTCTTATGACTTGAGTGTGGTTGCACTCTCGATTGCGATCGCCATTCTCATCTCACTGGTTGCCCTCTGGCTGGGGTTTAACCTCAGAGCTAATAGTACAGTAACAGGAAACTTTTTAAGGATTGGCAGTGCAATTATTATGGGTGCTGCCATTCCCTCAATGCACTACACAGGCATGATGGCTACCCATTTTTCAGTCGTCGAATTGGTCGATTTTTCAACAGTTGATAGCGCTGCAACCTATTGGATGGCTGCGATTATTGGCTTATTCACATTACTCCTTCTAGGATGGACGCTGATTACATCTTTTTTCAACAAACAATTGAGTGTTCAACTAGTCAAAACAGCTGATCTTAAAGAAAACGAAGAACGTCTCAAACAAGCCTTACAAAACCAAGAAGCGCTAGCTGCTCTAGCTGAGTCTCGGTCTGAAGAATTAGAGATAGCTATGTTGGCACTTCAGAAAGCTCAATTGCAATTTCTTCAAGCAGAAAAAATGTCGTCTTTGGGACAAATAGTAGCGGGAGTTGCTCATGAGATTAACAATCCTGCTAACTTCATTTATGGAAATCTTTTTCATACGGAAATTTATCTGCGGCAACTCTTAGAATTAATCAACACTTATCAGCAACATTATTCGGAACCAGAGCTTGCGGTTCAAGCGAAATTAGAGTCTATTGATTTACCATTCTTGCTAGAAGATTTACCTAAACTACTCAACTCAATGCAAACCGGAGCAGAACGTATTAAGCATATTGTGGAATCCCTGCGTAACTTCTCTCGTCTAGACGAGGCACAATTGAAAGCTGTGGACATCCACGAAGGGCTTAATTCGACACTGCTCATTCTTCAGAACCGTATTAGTTATACCCCGAACAATCGCCCAGAAATTATTGTAATTAAAGAATATGGTAATTTACCCTTAATAAATTGCTATCCCGGACAGTTAAACCAAGTATTTTTCAACATCATTGCAAATGCTATTGATGTGTTAGAAGAAAAGCTGATCAGCTTAAAATCAAAGTCCAGTTTTACACCTTTAATTCGGATTAAAACAAGCATTAATCAAGTCGGTTGGGTCAACATTCAAATTTTCGACAATGGAGCTGGCATTAGTGAAGACGTACAAAATAAAATCTATGATCCCTTTTTCACAACTAAACCAGTTGGACAAGGAACTGGATTAGGATTATCAATTAGCTATCAGATTGTCGTTCAAACACATGGTGGTAGGCTCAACTGTATTTCTGCCAAGGGGCAAGGAACTACTTTTCAAATTGAGCTTCCGATTGATACATTGATACATACTTCCTGTTTTCTGGGAAAGCAATCTCAAGTAGATCCAGATGAAGTTATTGAGTAG
- a CDS encoding peptidoglycan-binding protein produces MKTGVDSYLTKLASVYEASESIKVVPTGANFKFLNWKNLSSGAVIRLLSVALIMGLPSIAGQALALQKIGSNRPEVTNSQRCLKKLGYFNGPVTGKFAGLTQNAVIKFQQANRIPADGVVGTNTQRALQRACQSRTSSRNTSGTLRSPSGQYPVLSQGKTGAAVTRLQQRLRQLGYLNVNPNGNFGPMTRDAVIRFQRNYRIAANGIVNRQTWNTLLGYSPTPARSSLSTQQVRELQVRLRQLGYFKTNPTGNIGPITRKAVIQYQRNYRLPVNGIANAQVLESVRRTSTGGYTTQQPGRNYLTVGDRGNNVALVQERLSQLGFPNTNPNGFFSDYTRESVISFQQSSGINATGNVDWPTWQALGLNSVAGGNTAEANGYVVPETNRYLVPVNTGYATPENNPYVLPPANGYAVPGTNGNTLVASNPYRVIIPISSNDTLSKVQQYIPDARTEKSHLGDYVNAGAFSDRAQAETLSKKLRSYGLDARVKFN; encoded by the coding sequence GTGAAAACAGGGGTAGATAGCTATTTAACCAAGCTTGCCTCAGTCTATGAGGCATCCGAAAGCATCAAGGTTGTTCCTACCGGAGCTAATTTCAAATTTTTGAATTGGAAAAATTTATCTAGCGGTGCGGTGATACGTCTTTTGTCTGTGGCACTGATTATGGGGCTTCCGAGTATAGCTGGGCAAGCTTTAGCACTTCAGAAAATAGGAAGTAATCGGCCTGAAGTTACCAATAGCCAGAGGTGTTTAAAAAAGTTAGGCTACTTTAACGGCCCGGTGACAGGTAAGTTTGCTGGCTTGACTCAGAATGCTGTGATCAAATTCCAGCAAGCCAATAGAATACCTGCTGATGGAGTTGTGGGTACTAATACTCAACGAGCCTTGCAACGAGCATGTCAGAGTAGAACTTCTAGTAGGAATACCAGTGGCACATTGCGCTCGCCAAGTGGTCAATATCCTGTTCTCTCTCAAGGCAAAACAGGTGCAGCCGTGACAAGGTTGCAACAGCGTCTACGACAGTTAGGCTATTTGAATGTTAATCCCAATGGGAATTTTGGCCCAATGACCAGAGATGCTGTAATTAGATTCCAGCGAAATTATCGCATAGCTGCTAACGGGATTGTAAATCGACAAACTTGGAACACACTACTGGGTTACTCTCCGACTCCAGCCAGATCAAGTCTCTCTACTCAACAAGTGAGAGAACTACAAGTGCGTTTGCGGCAGCTAGGTTATTTTAAAACTAATCCCACTGGAAATATTGGCCCAATTACTAGAAAAGCTGTCATTCAATACCAGCGAAATTATCGCCTACCTGTTAATGGCATTGCCAATGCCCAAGTATTGGAGTCAGTGCGTAGAACCTCCACAGGTGGATATACTACTCAACAACCAGGCAGAAATTATCTGACTGTGGGCGATCGCGGAAATAATGTCGCATTAGTTCAAGAGCGTTTATCGCAGTTGGGTTTCCCTAATACCAATCCTAATGGATTTTTCAGCGATTACACCAGAGAATCTGTGATTTCATTCCAGCAATCTTCTGGAATTAATGCTACTGGAAATGTAGATTGGCCAACTTGGCAAGCATTAGGATTGAATAGCGTTGCTGGGGGCAATACTGCTGAGGCTAATGGTTATGTAGTACCTGAAACTAATCGCTATCTAGTACCTGTTAATACTGGCTATGCTACACCTGAGAATAATCCCTATGTATTACCTCCTGCCAATGGCTATGCTGTACCTGGGACTAATGGCAACACATTAGTTGCTAGTAATCCTTACAGAGTAATAATACCAATTTCTAGTAATGATACTCTGAGTAAAGTGCAACAATATATACCCGATGCTAGGACGGAGAAATCCCATCTAGGGGATTATGTGAATGCTGGAGCATTTAGCGATCGCGCCCAAGCAGAAACGCTATCAAAAAAGCTCCGCTCCTATGGTCTGGATGCACGGGTAAAATTCAATTAA